A window from Cryobacterium sp. SO1 encodes these proteins:
- a CDS encoding IS256 family transposase, whose amino-acid sequence MALDQSALLDLLGELKLTDVTDRIRSATEKLYQELIDAEATAFIGAAPFERSGDRTTHRNGTRSRTLTTTAGDLDLKIPKLRAGSFFPALLERRRRVDQALFAVVMEAYVHGVSTRKVDDLVKALGADTGISKSEVSRICAGLDAEVAEFRDRTLAAQDFPYVFLDATYCKARVGHRIVSQAIVVAVGVAADGRREVLGFDVGDSENEGFWTSFLRSLKTRGLDGVKLVMSDAHTGLKKAISTVFQGAGWQRCRVHFMRNVLAVIPKGSQDMVASIIRTIFAQPDREHIEKQFREVTTMLSRSHPKVAAMLVDAQPDLLAFAAFPRRHWRQIWSTNPLERVNKEIKRRTDVVGVFPNAAALLRLAGSVLIEQHDEWEAGERRYFSEASMLELATMNNPIEVIDEAVILPELAAA is encoded by the coding sequence ATGGCTCTAGACCAGTCTGCCCTGCTCGACCTGCTGGGAGAACTCAAACTCACCGATGTCACCGATCGCATCCGATCCGCGACCGAAAAGCTCTACCAGGAACTGATCGATGCGGAAGCGACCGCGTTCATCGGCGCCGCCCCGTTCGAGCGCTCCGGCGACCGCACCACCCACCGCAACGGCACCCGATCCAGGACGTTGACGACCACCGCCGGCGACCTCGACCTGAAGATCCCGAAGCTCCGTGCCGGGTCGTTCTTCCCTGCCCTGCTCGAGCGGCGCCGACGGGTCGACCAGGCGTTGTTCGCGGTCGTGATGGAGGCCTACGTCCACGGCGTCTCAACCCGCAAAGTCGACGACCTGGTCAAGGCCCTCGGCGCGGACACCGGGATCTCCAAGTCCGAGGTGTCTCGGATTTGCGCGGGCCTGGACGCGGAGGTGGCCGAGTTCCGCGACCGCACCTTGGCCGCCCAGGACTTCCCCTACGTGTTCCTCGATGCCACCTACTGCAAAGCCCGGGTCGGCCACCGGATCGTGTCCCAAGCCATCGTCGTCGCGGTCGGGGTCGCCGCCGACGGCCGCCGGGAAGTACTGGGCTTCGACGTGGGTGACAGCGAGAATGAGGGCTTCTGGACGTCGTTTCTACGGTCGCTCAAGACCCGCGGTCTCGACGGGGTCAAGCTGGTCATGTCTGACGCCCACACCGGGCTCAAGAAGGCCATCAGCACCGTGTTCCAAGGCGCCGGGTGGCAGAGATGCCGAGTCCATTTCATGCGCAACGTCCTCGCCGTGATCCCGAAAGGATCCCAGGACATGGTGGCCTCGATCATCCGCACCATCTTCGCCCAACCCGACCGTGAGCACATCGAGAAGCAGTTCCGCGAGGTCACCACGATGCTCAGTCGGTCGCACCCGAAGGTCGCCGCGATGCTCGTCGACGCGCAACCCGACCTGCTCGCCTTCGCCGCGTTCCCGCGGCGGCACTGGCGCCAGATCTGGTCCACTAATCCGTTGGAACGGGTGAACAAGGAGATCAAACGCCGCACCGACGTCGTCGGCGTGTTCCCCAACGCCGCCGCGCTGCTGCGCTTGGCGGGGTCGGTGTTGATCGAGCAGCACGACGAGTGGGAAGCCGGCGAAAGACGCTACTTCTCCGAGGCCTCGATGCTCGAGCTGGCCACCATGAACAATCCCATCGAGGTCATAGACGAGGCGGTGATCCTCCCAGAACTCGCCGCCGCCTAG
- a CDS encoding RNA polymerase sigma factor has protein sequence MSNTDADEWARALGGNAEAFGRVFDRHQDRVLRHSLRLVPQRTDADDVVAIVFLEAWRKRRTVRFIDGSLLPWLLVTATNAARNVERGHRRYRILLQRLPQVTAISDHLAIGDTEVEVALRSMSLSDRQIITLCVLEGFTEPEAAQALGVARGTVKSRLSRAKKRLAAMIAPPTSATRHPAPPSEKVLP, from the coding sequence ATGAGCAACACCGACGCCGATGAATGGGCACGAGCCCTTGGCGGCAACGCTGAGGCGTTCGGTCGGGTTTTCGACCGGCATCAGGATCGTGTGCTGCGACACAGCTTGCGGTTGGTGCCACAGAGGACTGACGCCGACGACGTTGTGGCGATCGTGTTTCTCGAGGCGTGGAGGAAACGCCGCACGGTGCGCTTCATCGACGGATCACTACTTCCGTGGCTTCTCGTCACCGCAACGAATGCAGCCCGAAACGTCGAAAGGGGGCACCGGCGCTACCGCATCCTTCTTCAACGATTGCCACAAGTAACGGCGATCAGCGATCACCTCGCCATCGGCGACACCGAAGTTGAGGTGGCGCTGCGCAGCATGTCCCTCTCAGACCGGCAAATCATCACTCTGTGCGTTTTGGAGGGCTTCACGGAGCCGGAAGCGGCCCAAGCGTTGGGAGTCGCCCGGGGCACCGTCAAGTCCCGCCTCTCCCGCGCTAAGAAACGACTCGCGGCAATGATTGCTCCGCCCACCAGCGCAACTCGCCACCCCGCCCCACCATCGG
- the tyrS gene encoding tyrosine--tRNA ligase, with protein sequence MTSPLEILRPLRRNIDSIIGEDELLAQLSSGKSLRIKYGVDCTAPDLHLGHAVNLWMMRHLQEHGHRVVFLLGDTTTQIGDPTGKSETRPVLSRDEIDRNALAFIEQVGLVLRTEPALFEVRRNSEWFDAMPVTELLSLFSMTTHARLMSRDMFRERMAAGREIALHELTYPVLQGYDSFAMASDLTIVGSDQLFNEMMGRHYQQRLGAVPQTLITTRITPGLDGGPKQSKSLGNYVALLDDPAEKFGKLMSLPDTLVEEWAAAYTDMTEEQIERLSAAVAMRGANARDAKLQLAEQIVCRYHGREEAIRSREAFLSTFSDRNEPDQMPVLTLPTRSVRLLDLLCLARPDLSKNSLRRLVLQRAVRVNGNVMLEEGGKIVLEPGSVLKIGPRTWWRISTRANEN encoded by the coding sequence ATGACCAGCCCGCTTGAGATCCTGAGACCGTTGCGCCGAAACATTGACTCGATCATCGGCGAGGACGAACTCCTTGCCCAGCTTTCTAGTGGAAAATCCCTGCGAATCAAGTACGGTGTCGATTGCACGGCACCTGATTTGCACTTGGGGCACGCCGTCAATCTATGGATGATGCGGCATCTGCAAGAGCACGGGCACCGTGTGGTATTCCTGCTGGGAGATACGACAACGCAGATCGGCGACCCCACCGGGAAGAGCGAGACACGGCCGGTTCTATCGCGGGACGAGATAGACAGGAATGCGCTCGCGTTCATCGAACAAGTAGGTCTTGTGCTGCGCACTGAACCTGCCCTGTTCGAGGTGCGTCGGAACTCGGAATGGTTCGATGCTATGCCGGTGACGGAGCTGTTGTCGCTGTTCAGCATGACCACCCATGCACGGTTGATGAGCCGTGACATGTTCCGCGAGCGGATGGCAGCGGGACGGGAGATCGCTCTTCATGAGCTGACATACCCGGTGTTGCAGGGTTACGACAGTTTCGCCATGGCCAGCGACCTGACAATCGTCGGATCCGACCAGCTATTCAACGAGATGATGGGGCGCCATTACCAGCAGCGTCTGGGTGCGGTCCCGCAGACGCTGATCACTACCCGGATCACGCCCGGCCTAGACGGTGGGCCAAAGCAGTCGAAGTCGCTGGGCAACTACGTGGCGCTCCTCGACGATCCAGCGGAGAAATTCGGAAAGCTGATGAGCTTGCCGGACACCCTTGTCGAGGAGTGGGCTGCCGCATACACCGATATGACGGAGGAGCAGATCGAGCGTCTCTCCGCAGCAGTCGCGATGCGTGGCGCCAACGCACGGGACGCGAAGCTGCAACTCGCTGAACAGATCGTCTGCCGTTACCACGGCCGCGAGGAGGCGATCCGAAGCCGGGAAGCATTCCTGTCGACGTTCTCAGACCGCAATGAACCCGATCAGATGCCTGTGCTCACCCTTCCGACGCGCTCGGTGCGCCTCCTCGACCTACTCTGTCTCGCCCGTCCTGATCTCAGCAAAAATTCCCTCCGCCGGCTCGTTTTGCAACGTGCGGTTCGCGTCAATGGGAACGTCATGCTTGAAGAGGGCGGCAAAATCGTCCTTGAACCCGGGTCCGTGCTCAAGATAGGTCCCCGAACCTGGTGGCGGATCAGCACAAGAGCGAACGAGAACTAA
- a CDS encoding alpha/beta fold hydrolase codes for MAPPGAVGNSYQRRALSGRKVVLIDQRGHGLGTQLPADTSREAFVDDVVRVLKAEQSDAVDLVGQSMGAHTAMLVASARPDLVRRLVLLEANEGGGFPEDHAALGDFFRSWEVPFTTRESASSALGVGPLTQAWAADLQERQDGFYPRFDPDAMVAAISAVADPRWEEWQAVAAPTLVVCADQGMFTDEQKSTFVSRGANVLRVDLADASHDAHLDAFDQWIVALRDFVNAR; via the coding sequence ATGGCCCCGCCGGGAGCAGTCGGGAATTCGTACCAACGGCGCGCGCTGTCGGGTCGGAAGGTCGTTCTGATTGATCAGCGCGGCCACGGGCTCGGCACGCAACTCCCTGCGGACACCTCCCGAGAGGCGTTCGTTGATGATGTAGTCCGAGTCCTCAAGGCCGAACAGTCCGATGCCGTCGACCTTGTAGGTCAGTCAATGGGAGCGCATACCGCGATGCTCGTCGCGTCCGCTCGCCCAGACTTGGTGCGCCGCCTGGTGCTCTTGGAAGCGAACGAGGGCGGAGGATTCCCCGAAGACCACGCTGCATTGGGCGACTTCTTCCGCTCGTGGGAGGTGCCTTTCACGACTCGTGAATCGGCTTCCTCAGCGCTGGGTGTTGGTCCCCTTACTCAAGCATGGGCGGCAGATCTGCAGGAACGTCAGGACGGTTTCTACCCACGCTTCGACCCCGACGCCATGGTCGCAGCCATTTCCGCGGTAGCGGACCCACGCTGGGAGGAATGGCAAGCGGTGGCCGCGCCGACACTCGTCGTTTGCGCCGACCAGGGCATGTTCACGGACGAGCAGAAAAGCACCTTTGTGTCACGCGGCGCGAACGTCTTGCGTGTGGACCTTGCCGATGCCTCGCACGATGCACACCTTGATGCATTCGACCAATGGATCGTCGCGCTGCGCGACTTCGTCAACGCACGCTAA
- a CDS encoding DUF6036 family nucleotidyltransferase has translation MPGDQLDRDDLISGINAVIAKLRAASQPAGIRIVGGAALALRYFDRPTTADIDAQLHPEPPILAAAMEVATENGWPHDWLNSNATIFIPAYGADPEWEVLYASEDITVEVASPRALLAMKLNASRPGRDVQDISNLLAICHIPDLDAAEELLNEFYPGDGLPDKALRLLKPIFAHGLPDIPDVPPAPSLGGPHPPHCEPSRNRSVS, from the coding sequence ATGCCCGGAGATCAACTTGACCGCGACGATCTCATTAGCGGCATCAACGCGGTCATTGCAAAGCTCCGTGCGGCCAGCCAGCCGGCAGGGATCCGCATTGTCGGGGGTGCAGCGCTCGCGCTGCGCTACTTCGATCGCCCTACTACTGCCGACATAGACGCACAGCTACACCCCGAACCACCCATCCTCGCAGCAGCCATGGAAGTCGCGACCGAAAACGGTTGGCCACACGATTGGCTCAACAGCAACGCCACCATCTTCATCCCCGCCTACGGTGCCGACCCCGAATGGGAAGTTCTCTACGCCAGCGAGGACATCACCGTGGAAGTCGCCTCGCCACGCGCCCTGCTCGCCATGAAACTGAACGCCTCACGCCCCGGCCGCGATGTGCAAGACATTTCCAACCTCCTCGCCATCTGCCACATTCCCGATCTCGACGCGGCTGAAGAGCTCCTCAACGAGTTCTACCCCGGCGACGGACTCCCCGACAAAGCCCTCCGGCTCCTGAAACCCATTTTCGCCCATGGTCTCCCCGACATCCCCGACGTGCCACCCGCACCCTCGCTTGGCGGGCCACACCCGCCGCACTGCGAACCGTCTCGTAACCGAAGTGTGTCATAA
- a CDS encoding ATP-binding protein, with protein MSRLDIETKRKLREMGVTTLLDAFNAQDDVLTLGLAFEEKIKLAVDDAHSVFTQTKVEGLIRRANLRYPNADLRRLDLVEERGLDRSMIAGLGTCSFIDRQQNVVFQGFTGSGKSYLGCALAKAACRHRVRAHYIRMPELEEAWQLARDKPSGSTKFLNKYAAFSLLVIDEWLLDEPDESTRSMLLELLERRYDQASTVFCTQYAQKDWHQRLGSGVHADAIMDRIVHNTIWVETGGHNMREHTAGQLTA; from the coding sequence ATGAGCCGGCTCGATATCGAGACCAAACGGAAACTCCGCGAGATGGGCGTGACCACTCTGTTGGACGCGTTCAACGCCCAGGACGATGTCCTGACGCTGGGTTTGGCGTTCGAGGAAAAGATCAAACTGGCCGTCGATGACGCCCACTCCGTCTTCACCCAAACCAAGGTCGAGGGCCTGATCCGCCGGGCGAACCTACGCTACCCGAACGCGGACCTGCGTCGCCTGGACCTCGTCGAGGAACGCGGCCTCGACCGGTCGATGATCGCCGGCCTGGGCACGTGCTCGTTCATCGACCGGCAGCAGAACGTCGTGTTCCAGGGCTTCACCGGGTCGGGGAAATCGTATCTGGGCTGCGCGCTGGCGAAAGCGGCCTGCCGGCACCGGGTGCGAGCGCACTACATCCGGATGCCAGAGCTCGAAGAGGCTTGGCAGCTGGCCCGCGATAAGCCGTCCGGGTCGACGAAGTTCCTGAACAAGTACGCCGCGTTCTCGCTGTTGGTGATCGATGAGTGGCTCCTGGACGAGCCCGACGAGAGCACCAGGAGCATGCTGTTGGAGCTCCTGGAGCGGCGCTACGACCAGGCCTCAACGGTGTTCTGCACCCAGTACGCCCAGAAGGATTGGCATCAGCGTCTCGGTTCCGGGGTTCACGCCGACGCGATCATGGACCGCATCGTGCACAACACCATCTGGGTCGAGACCGGCGGCCACAACATGAGAGAACACACCGCCGGCCAGCTCACGGCATAA
- the istA gene encoding IS21 family transposase, protein MVRRINAKLVLQLRAEGMTGRAIAIAQGMSRKSVLAVFDAAEKAGIGNDGHAGRSEAEVYALLFPGRGEHESVFVQPDWDGVHRELAKVGVTLKLLHGEYVDRCKATGQPAMGYDRFCKSYAAHALVTGAASRVGHKAGRTVEVDWSGPTMQLVNPVTGETSRVYLFVACLPFSRYAFVEPALDMRQDTWLLANVAMFEWFGGTVPRIVPDNLKTGVIKHPREGEVVLNEAYRQMAAHYSAAVLPGRPRSPKDKPSVENTVSHVATWVIAGLRNQSFGTLPELRAAIRERIDAYNREPFQKRAGSRLSVFESEEKALLRPLPAAPYEISRWIIGRRVQKNGHVVWEKNFYSAPYAHIGQAVDLRITAQVLEVYRNHERLTSHLLFGDHVVNEYRTNDADQPQGEKYREWDTVRIRAWAERVGPNMVTVVNRIFEAVPVEEQGFDAALAVLRLSRRYSSERVERACQIALEGRVRSPRYAHLQPILETGQDKTGTRRIPRFEPTEPEPGGYVRGADYYAGGGAR, encoded by the coding sequence ATGGTACGAAGGATCAACGCGAAGCTCGTGCTTCAGCTCAGAGCCGAAGGTATGACGGGGCGGGCGATCGCGATCGCGCAGGGCATGTCGCGCAAGAGTGTCTTGGCGGTGTTCGATGCCGCCGAGAAGGCTGGCATTGGCAATGACGGCCATGCCGGCCGCAGCGAGGCCGAGGTGTATGCGCTGCTGTTCCCTGGTCGGGGCGAGCACGAGAGTGTGTTCGTGCAGCCTGATTGGGACGGGGTGCATAGAGAGCTCGCCAAGGTCGGGGTGACGCTGAAGCTGCTCCATGGCGAGTACGTCGACCGGTGCAAAGCGACGGGGCAGCCGGCGATGGGTTACGACCGGTTCTGCAAGTCCTACGCGGCCCATGCTCTGGTCACTGGGGCGGCGTCCCGGGTGGGCCACAAGGCCGGGCGGACGGTCGAGGTCGACTGGTCGGGGCCCACGATGCAGCTCGTCAACCCGGTCACGGGCGAGACGTCGCGGGTGTATTTGTTCGTCGCGTGCCTGCCGTTCTCGAGGTATGCGTTCGTCGAGCCAGCGCTGGATATGCGCCAAGACACCTGGCTGCTGGCGAACGTGGCGATGTTTGAGTGGTTCGGTGGAACGGTTCCTAGGATCGTGCCCGACAATCTGAAGACTGGCGTGATCAAGCACCCTCGCGAGGGTGAGGTCGTGTTGAACGAGGCCTACCGTCAGATGGCCGCGCATTACTCGGCCGCGGTGCTGCCGGGACGCCCCCGGTCACCAAAAGACAAACCGTCCGTGGAAAACACCGTCTCTCATGTTGCGACCTGGGTCATCGCCGGGTTGCGGAACCAGAGCTTCGGAACCCTTCCCGAGTTGAGGGCCGCGATCCGCGAACGCATTGATGCTTACAACCGGGAGCCGTTCCAGAAGCGTGCTGGTTCGCGCCTGAGTGTGTTCGAAAGCGAGGAAAAAGCGTTGCTGCGGCCGTTGCCGGCGGCTCCGTATGAGATCAGCCGGTGGATCATCGGGCGCCGGGTGCAGAAGAACGGGCATGTGGTTTGGGAGAAGAACTTCTACTCCGCCCCCTACGCGCATATCGGACAGGCCGTCGACCTGCGCATCACCGCCCAAGTGCTGGAGGTTTACCGGAATCACGAGCGGCTCACCAGCCATCTGTTGTTCGGCGATCATGTCGTGAACGAATACCGCACCAACGATGCCGACCAGCCCCAGGGCGAGAAATATCGGGAGTGGGACACTGTCAGGATCCGGGCCTGGGCGGAGCGGGTCGGCCCGAACATGGTGACCGTGGTGAACAGGATCTTCGAGGCCGTGCCGGTGGAGGAGCAAGGCTTCGACGCCGCCCTGGCCGTGCTGCGGCTGAGCCGGCGCTACTCCAGCGAGCGAGTGGAAAGAGCGTGTCAGATCGCCCTGGAGGGTCGTGTTCGCTCGCCCCGGTATGCGCACTTGCAGCCGATCTTGGAGACCGGGCAAGACAAGACAGGCACCCGCAGGATTCCCCGTTTCGAGCCCACCGAGCCCGAACCGGGCGGATATGTCCGCGGGGCCGACTACTACGCCGGAGGCGGTGCACGATGA
- a CDS encoding ExeA family protein yields the protein MSIDTLQSHYGFTRMPFARDIPPQALHPHPSHREAIARIDWCVSQRQLGVISGEVGAGKTIAVRAALAQLEPSRHQVIYIPDPTITMRGIHTRIVTALGGTPAFFSGVLASQTAALLAGELDERARLPVVVIDEAHLLTNTDLEALRMLTNSDMDTGSHFAMLLIGQPTLRRRLKLAVLSALDQRISTRYTITGMNAGDTTDYVRQHLKFAGRSDPLFSDDAIHAIHLASRGYPRAVNNLAVAALIATYAADKAIVDLAAAQSAITENSE from the coding sequence ATGAGTATTGACACCCTGCAATCGCACTACGGTTTCACCCGCATGCCCTTCGCCCGGGACATTCCGCCGCAAGCCTTGCACCCGCACCCTTCGCACCGGGAAGCGATTGCCCGCATCGATTGGTGCGTCAGTCAACGCCAACTCGGCGTGATCAGCGGTGAAGTCGGCGCCGGGAAAACCATCGCCGTTCGCGCTGCCCTCGCTCAACTGGAGCCCTCCCGGCACCAGGTGATCTACATTCCCGATCCGACGATCACGATGCGCGGCATTCATACTCGCATCGTCACCGCGCTCGGCGGCACCCCCGCGTTCTTCTCCGGAGTGCTCGCCTCGCAAACTGCGGCGCTGCTCGCCGGGGAGCTCGACGAACGCGCCCGCCTGCCCGTGGTCGTGATCGATGAAGCACACCTGCTCACCAACACCGATTTGGAAGCCCTTCGCATGCTCACCAACAGCGATATGGACACGGGCTCGCACTTCGCGATGCTGCTCATCGGCCAGCCGACGCTGCGGCGCAGGCTCAAGCTCGCGGTGCTCTCGGCGCTGGATCAACGCATCTCCACGCGCTACACAATCACCGGGATGAACGCAGGCGACACCACGGATTACGTCCGTCAGCACTTGAAGTTCGCGGGCCGGTCCGACCCGCTCTTCTCCGACGACGCGATCCATGCCATCCACCTCGCATCGCGCGGTTATCCGCGGGCGGTGAACAACCTCGCCGTTGCCGCTTTGATCGCGACCTACGCCGCCGATAAAGCGATCGTCGACCTGGCCGCCGCGCAATCGGCGATCACCGAGAACAGCGAGTGA
- a CDS encoding DDE-type integrase/transposase/recombinase, which translates to MRRDRTEKIALFRYQLIRAAADASVTTRQRGPMVRDLAAMVHPGPFGGTVTVSKDTIDRWIRAWRAGGFDALKPRGRAQGAVTPAQILSLAATLKRERPARTSAQVRRIMIDTLGDAPSESTLLRHFRTLELPTGVREVFGRFEADYPNEMWVGDGLHGPRINGRKTYLFAFLDDHTRLVTAARWAYAEDSVRLTAALRPALESRGIPGTIYVDNGSAFVDESLSRTCARLGIRLTHSKPYRPQGRGKIERFFNTVNSQFLTEITVVDTATGVVDAGVGSMVTSLDELNALFSSWVEMVYHQATHSTTGQTPLQRWDASWAGRKPVRKSRDEIAEAFRWSTIRTVTKSATVSLQSNTYQVDQLLVGKRVELVYDPFDLAGLITVSAGNGVPAGIAVLSEIRRHVHKKAATAAADSIETGAKNAVSGIDYLRLVETRHKGTMAGEPISFVKASTSKRAAVVFVPSVQEAVR; encoded by the coding sequence GTGCGCCGCGACCGGACGGAGAAGATCGCCCTGTTCCGGTATCAGCTCATCCGCGCTGCCGCCGATGCCAGCGTCACGACGCGGCAGCGCGGTCCGATGGTGCGGGACCTCGCGGCGATGGTGCATCCGGGGCCGTTTGGCGGCACGGTGACGGTTTCTAAAGACACCATCGACCGGTGGATTCGGGCCTGGCGGGCCGGCGGGTTCGACGCGTTGAAACCCCGCGGCCGCGCCCAGGGCGCCGTGACGCCGGCGCAGATCCTGTCCTTGGCCGCGACCCTGAAACGCGAGCGGCCCGCCCGCACCTCAGCGCAGGTGCGCCGCATCATGATCGATACCCTCGGCGACGCACCTTCCGAGTCGACGTTGCTGCGGCACTTCCGCACGCTGGAACTCCCGACCGGAGTCCGCGAGGTCTTCGGCCGGTTCGAAGCGGACTACCCCAACGAAATGTGGGTCGGTGACGGCCTCCACGGCCCCCGGATCAACGGGCGGAAAACGTATCTGTTCGCGTTCCTCGATGACCACACCCGCCTCGTCACCGCGGCCCGGTGGGCCTACGCCGAAGACTCCGTCCGCCTCACGGCGGCCCTCCGCCCGGCGTTGGAATCCCGCGGTATTCCGGGCACGATCTATGTCGACAACGGGAGCGCTTTTGTTGATGAGTCCCTCTCTCGGACCTGCGCACGCCTGGGAATACGGTTGACGCATTCGAAGCCGTATCGTCCGCAGGGCCGCGGGAAGATCGAGCGGTTCTTCAACACCGTCAACTCGCAGTTCCTCACCGAGATCACCGTCGTCGACACCGCGACCGGCGTCGTCGATGCCGGGGTGGGCAGCATGGTGACGTCATTGGATGAGTTGAATGCGTTGTTCAGCTCGTGGGTGGAGATGGTTTACCACCAGGCCACACACTCCACGACGGGGCAAACACCTTTGCAACGCTGGGACGCCAGCTGGGCCGGCCGCAAACCGGTGCGGAAATCGCGGGACGAGATCGCGGAAGCGTTCCGGTGGTCGACGATCCGCACCGTGACGAAGTCCGCGACGGTGTCGTTGCAATCCAACACTTACCAGGTTGATCAGCTCCTCGTCGGCAAACGGGTGGAGCTGGTCTATGACCCCTTCGACCTCGCCGGGCTGATCACCGTCTCCGCCGGCAACGGCGTCCCGGCCGGCATCGCCGTCTTGAGCGAGATCCGGCGGCACGTGCATAAAAAGGCCGCCACGGCCGCTGCCGACAGCATCGAGACCGGTGCGAAGAACGCCGTCTCCGGCATTGACTACCTCCGCCTGGTCGAGACCCGTCACAAGGGCACCATGGCGGGCGAGCCGATCAGTTTCGTCAAAGCGTCCACCTCGAAACGGGCCGCGGTCGTCTTCGTGCCGAGCGTCCAGGAGGCCGTCCGATGA
- a CDS encoding SLATT domain-containing protein has protein sequence METDESVRRKALLRELSEVEDRTMWSAQGQFEQAKGWQKLNLWLGSLAAGSAAVSGALVLSGSGLDVLGGVLALFAAAGGAVLTVVNASQRATAATAAANAYLEIQNAARRARLVDTPWMDIEEGRAILQGLTERMDEQNRSAEPISPRAYRKAGRNIKAGGQTASFEEIAANA, from the coding sequence ATGGAGACCGACGAGAGCGTACGACGCAAGGCTCTACTGCGTGAGCTCTCAGAGGTCGAGGACCGCACGATGTGGAGCGCGCAGGGCCAGTTCGAGCAGGCGAAAGGCTGGCAAAAACTCAACCTCTGGCTCGGGTCGCTCGCGGCAGGATCAGCTGCTGTGTCGGGAGCGTTGGTTCTCTCTGGGTCCGGACTGGACGTCCTCGGCGGAGTGCTCGCGCTGTTCGCAGCTGCCGGGGGCGCAGTGCTCACTGTCGTGAATGCCTCTCAACGCGCGACGGCGGCCACCGCCGCCGCAAACGCATACCTCGAGATTCAGAATGCTGCCCGCCGGGCGCGTTTGGTCGACACCCCGTGGATGGACATCGAGGAAGGTCGAGCCATCCTGCAGGGCCTGACGGAGCGCATGGATGAGCAGAACAGGTCCGCCGAGCCCATCTCCCCGCGGGCTTACCGAAAGGCAGGGCGCAACATCAAAGCAGGCGGACAGACGGCGTCTTTCGAGGAAATCGCCGCCAATGCCTGA
- a CDS encoding nucleotidyltransferase, whose protein sequence is MPERTVATAFEALLSRKVPTDGERSAAVQHRASIEKSLSQLENFGLRETGSFRHGTAVRGHSDVDVLVSLGGGRPASSDTALERVRSTLAQSFPLTPVRVSRPAVVVNFASGDERWEVIPGYYLRASGDHVVYSIPAPGGGWMETAPSAHLSYVTDINRSPSGGAKGLARLMKTWKYANPSGAKVSSFYLEMRAAQRMAGESSFIPYLDFAYLIRGLANNGLADMNDPTGLTGRFRAASTETYRSTAVTTLTSDAKRVEDAIELEKAGRRSAAFTKLAYVFVGTTFPSQFY, encoded by the coding sequence ATGCCTGAGCGGACGGTTGCGACTGCATTCGAGGCTTTGCTGTCGAGGAAGGTGCCGACGGATGGCGAGCGGTCAGCCGCCGTTCAGCACCGCGCATCCATCGAGAAATCCCTCTCCCAACTGGAGAACTTCGGACTGCGAGAAACAGGGTCCTTCCGCCACGGAACAGCGGTACGAGGGCACTCGGATGTTGATGTCCTCGTGAGCCTCGGAGGAGGCCGACCTGCAAGCTCCGACACCGCGCTCGAACGCGTGCGAAGTACTCTTGCGCAGTCGTTTCCGCTGACACCAGTGCGCGTCAGCCGTCCCGCTGTTGTCGTGAACTTCGCGAGCGGCGACGAGCGTTGGGAGGTCATTCCCGGCTACTATCTGCGCGCGAGCGGCGACCACGTCGTCTACAGCATTCCCGCTCCGGGCGGCGGGTGGATGGAGACCGCACCGTCCGCGCATCTCTCGTATGTGACGGACATAAACAGATCCCCCTCCGGCGGCGCAAAGGGCCTTGCCCGGTTGATGAAGACCTGGAAGTACGCCAATCCGAGCGGCGCCAAGGTCTCGTCGTTCTACCTGGAGATGCGAGCCGCACAACGAATGGCCGGAGAGTCGTCGTTCATTCCCTACCTCGACTTTGCGTATTTGATCCGCGGCCTCGCCAATAACGGCCTGGCTGATATGAATGACCCCACCGGGCTCACGGGCCGGTTCCGTGCGGCATCAACGGAGACCTACCGCTCGACAGCCGTAACGACGCTGACTTCCGATGCAAAGCGCGTTGAGGATGCCATCGAGCTAGAGAAGGCCGGCAGACGCTCGGCGGCGTTCACGAAGCTCGCCTACGTCTTCGTCGGTACGACCTTCCCGTCGCAGTTCTACTGA